One segment of Ricinus communis isolate WT05 ecotype wild-type chromosome 8, ASM1957865v1, whole genome shotgun sequence DNA contains the following:
- the LOC8277787 gene encoding beta-1,2-xylosyltransferase XYXT1 isoform X1: MMYDTLLSRSFSKHEQKKLKYGGFITCFLVVFSFCTIFKPYLSPLPVLNLRLSIEPGQKLLILNDTDSSQQIIRESETTTKNMEMASDTSSSNQVATNAENTRKNDEGSSSQQIIVKGAQNSMNSKLKVNNANKPQHLASVGMAKENKVEPAVCNLMERSDFCELKGDIRIDANSSTIFIVSSGNDNLAATNTSWSIRPYARKGDAAAMRHTREWSVKQVSNHRKIPECTQNHNALGIIFSLGGYSGNHFHAFTDIIVPLFSTARPFNGDVQFLVTDRQPWWIAKFRILLKALSRYEVIDIDKREEIHCFTSITIGLKRQSNKELNIDQSKSRYSMKDFRQFLRSSYSLRKTTAIKFMKGTGREKNRRPRLLIISRKRSRAFTNVGEIAKMAKGLGYKVVVDEPDADVSRSAQVMNSCDVVLGVHGAGLTNMVFLPDNAILIQVVPFGGAEWVSKIFFEEPSKDMNIRYLEYKISIEESSLVHQYPSDHVVLRDPSVIQNQGWEAFKSIYFDKQNVKIDLNRFRPTLSKALELLQQ; encoded by the exons ATGATGTATGATACTTTACTTTCAAGAAGCTTTAGCAAGCACGAACAGAAGAAGTTGAAATATGGAGGATTCATCACTTGCTTCCTCGTTGTATTCAGCTTCTGCACCATCTTTAAGCCTTATTTGAGTCCTCTTCCAGTTT TGAACTTGCGGCTGTCAATTGAACCAGGCCAGAAGTTGCTAATTTTGAATGACACGGACAGCTCTCAGCAAATAATCAGGG AATCAGAAACTACAACCAAGAATATGGAAATGGCAAGTGATACAAGCAGCTCCAATCAAGTAGCTACAA ATGCAGAAAATACAAGAAAGAATGATGAAGGAAGCAGCTCCCAGCAAATTATAGTCAAGG GTGCACAAAATTCTATGAACAGTAAATTAAAGGTCAACAATGCAAACAAACCTCAGCATCTAGCCAGTG TAGGCATGGCAAAAGAGAATAAAGTTGAGCCAGCAGTATGCAATTTGATGGAAAGATCAGATTTCTGTGAGCTAAAAGGTGACATCAGGATTGATGCGAACTCCTCCACTATTTTCATTGTCTCATCTGGAAATGATAATCTAGCAGCAACAAACACTTCATGGAGTATCAGGCCTTACGCACGGAAAGGTGATGCAGCAGCAATGAGACACACCAGGGAGTGGTCAGTGAAACAGGTAAGCAATCACCGGAAAATCCCCGAATGCACCCAGAATCACAATGCTCTGGGAATCATTTTTTCTCTCGGAGGATATTCAGGGAATCATTTCCATGCCTTCACCGACATCATTGTACCGTTATTCTCAACTGCTCGACCATTTAATGGAGACGTGCAGTTCCTAGTTACGGACAGACAACCTTGGTGGATTGCAAAGTTCAGGATATTGTTGAAGGCATTGTCTAGATATGAAGTCATTGACATTGATAAGAGAGAAGAAATCCATTGCTTCACAAGCATTACAATAGGTCTTAAACGTCAATCTAACAAAGAACTGAATATTGATCAGTCGAAGTCCAGATATTCAATGAAAGACTTCAGGCAGTTCTTGAGAAGTTCTTACTCGTTAAGGAAGACAACAGCAATCAAATTCATGAAAGGTACTGGTAGGGAGAAAAACAGAAGGCCTCGGCTTCTGATAATTTCAAGAAAGAGGTCACGAGCATTCACTAATGTTGGCGAAATTGCTAAGATGGCTAAAGGGTTAGGATATAAAGTAGTCGTGGATGAACCTGATGCAGATGTATCAAGATCTGCACAGGTTATGAATTCTTGTGATGTTGTTTTGGGAGTTCATGGAGCTGGTTTGACTAACATGGTTTTCCTTCCAGACAATGCTATCTTGATCCAGGTAGTTCCTTTTGGGGGGGCAGAATGGGTATcaaaaattttttttgaagagCCTTCGAAAGATATGAATATAAGGTACTTGGAATATAAGATCAGTATAGAAGAAAGTTCTTTAGTACACCAATACCCTTCTGATCATGTGGTTTTAAGGGACCCATCTGTGATACAAAATCAGGGTTGGGAAGCATTTAAGTCAATATACTTTGATAAGCAAAATGTAAAGATTGATTTGAATAGGTTTAGACCAACTTTATCGAAAGCTTTAGAGCTTCTTCAGCAGTAA
- the LOC8277787 gene encoding beta-1,2-xylosyltransferase XYXT1 isoform X2, translating to MMYDTLLSRSFSKHEQKKLKYGGFITCFLVVFSFCTIFKPYLSPLPVLNLRLSIEPGQKLLILNDTDSSQQIIRESETTTKNMEMASDTSSSNQVATNAENTRKNDEGSSSQQIIVKGAQNSMNSKLKVNNANKPQHLASGMAKENKVEPAVCNLMERSDFCELKGDIRIDANSSTIFIVSSGNDNLAATNTSWSIRPYARKGDAAAMRHTREWSVKQVSNHRKIPECTQNHNALGIIFSLGGYSGNHFHAFTDIIVPLFSTARPFNGDVQFLVTDRQPWWIAKFRILLKALSRYEVIDIDKREEIHCFTSITIGLKRQSNKELNIDQSKSRYSMKDFRQFLRSSYSLRKTTAIKFMKGTGREKNRRPRLLIISRKRSRAFTNVGEIAKMAKGLGYKVVVDEPDADVSRSAQVMNSCDVVLGVHGAGLTNMVFLPDNAILIQVVPFGGAEWVSKIFFEEPSKDMNIRYLEYKISIEESSLVHQYPSDHVVLRDPSVIQNQGWEAFKSIYFDKQNVKIDLNRFRPTLSKALELLQQ from the exons ATGATGTATGATACTTTACTTTCAAGAAGCTTTAGCAAGCACGAACAGAAGAAGTTGAAATATGGAGGATTCATCACTTGCTTCCTCGTTGTATTCAGCTTCTGCACCATCTTTAAGCCTTATTTGAGTCCTCTTCCAGTTT TGAACTTGCGGCTGTCAATTGAACCAGGCCAGAAGTTGCTAATTTTGAATGACACGGACAGCTCTCAGCAAATAATCAGGG AATCAGAAACTACAACCAAGAATATGGAAATGGCAAGTGATACAAGCAGCTCCAATCAAGTAGCTACAA ATGCAGAAAATACAAGAAAGAATGATGAAGGAAGCAGCTCCCAGCAAATTATAGTCAAGG GTGCACAAAATTCTATGAACAGTAAATTAAAGGTCAACAATGCAAACAAACCTCAGCATCTAGCCAGTG GCATGGCAAAAGAGAATAAAGTTGAGCCAGCAGTATGCAATTTGATGGAAAGATCAGATTTCTGTGAGCTAAAAGGTGACATCAGGATTGATGCGAACTCCTCCACTATTTTCATTGTCTCATCTGGAAATGATAATCTAGCAGCAACAAACACTTCATGGAGTATCAGGCCTTACGCACGGAAAGGTGATGCAGCAGCAATGAGACACACCAGGGAGTGGTCAGTGAAACAGGTAAGCAATCACCGGAAAATCCCCGAATGCACCCAGAATCACAATGCTCTGGGAATCATTTTTTCTCTCGGAGGATATTCAGGGAATCATTTCCATGCCTTCACCGACATCATTGTACCGTTATTCTCAACTGCTCGACCATTTAATGGAGACGTGCAGTTCCTAGTTACGGACAGACAACCTTGGTGGATTGCAAAGTTCAGGATATTGTTGAAGGCATTGTCTAGATATGAAGTCATTGACATTGATAAGAGAGAAGAAATCCATTGCTTCACAAGCATTACAATAGGTCTTAAACGTCAATCTAACAAAGAACTGAATATTGATCAGTCGAAGTCCAGATATTCAATGAAAGACTTCAGGCAGTTCTTGAGAAGTTCTTACTCGTTAAGGAAGACAACAGCAATCAAATTCATGAAAGGTACTGGTAGGGAGAAAAACAGAAGGCCTCGGCTTCTGATAATTTCAAGAAAGAGGTCACGAGCATTCACTAATGTTGGCGAAATTGCTAAGATGGCTAAAGGGTTAGGATATAAAGTAGTCGTGGATGAACCTGATGCAGATGTATCAAGATCTGCACAGGTTATGAATTCTTGTGATGTTGTTTTGGGAGTTCATGGAGCTGGTTTGACTAACATGGTTTTCCTTCCAGACAATGCTATCTTGATCCAGGTAGTTCCTTTTGGGGGGGCAGAATGGGTATcaaaaattttttttgaagagCCTTCGAAAGATATGAATATAAGGTACTTGGAATATAAGATCAGTATAGAAGAAAGTTCTTTAGTACACCAATACCCTTCTGATCATGTGGTTTTAAGGGACCCATCTGTGATACAAAATCAGGGTTGGGAAGCATTTAAGTCAATATACTTTGATAAGCAAAATGTAAAGATTGATTTGAATAGGTTTAGACCAACTTTATCGAAAGCTTTAGAGCTTCTTCAGCAGTAA